The genomic segment CCATTGCTAGGTCATCTGCCCTTTTAAAAGCACCTATAAATAAAGGTACTAGCAGTGGAATCAAGCTCTTTGCCCTTTTTATTATATTTCCACTTTCAAAATCAGCACCCCTTGCCATTTGAGCCTTCATGATTTTATCGGTTTCCTCTAATAATGTAGGGATAAATCTTAGGGCTATTGTCATCATCATAGCTAATTCATGGGCTGGTACTCCAATTCTTTTAAAGGGATTCAATACTCTTTCTATACCATCAGTAAGTTCAATAGGTGAAGTAGTGAGGGTAAGAAGAGATGTTCCTATAATTAGAAATATAAGCCTAAGTGCCATAAATACTGCCATGTCAAAACCTTCTTTAGTTATATTTAAAGGCCCTAGCTTATATAAAGTTTCTCCTGGAGTCAAAAAAATATTGATCCCAAAGGTAAGGATTATAATAAGTAATATGGGCTTCAATCCCCTTAGGATAAATTTTAAAGGAACCTTGGATAATAAAATGGTCAAGGCTAAAAAGCCTATAATTATTAAATATATCTCTATATCCTTTATCATAAATAAAGCAACTATATATGCAAATGAGCTTAATATTTT from the Maledivibacter sp. genome contains:
- a CDS encoding energy-coupling factor transporter transmembrane protein EcfT, giving the protein MLRDITLGQYYPMDSIIHKLDPRFKILSSFAYIVALFMIKDIEIYLIIIGFLALTILLSKVPLKFILRGLKPILLIIILTFGINIFLTPGETLYKLGPLNITKEGFDMAVFMALRLIFLIIGTSLLTLTTSPIELTDGIERVLNPFKRIGVPAHELAMMMTIALRFIPTLLEETDKIMKAQMARGADFESGNIIKRAKSLIPLLVPLFIGAFKRADDLAMAMEARCYRGGENRTRMKQLRLHSRDFVSMIVFSVFFIAIIYTRFM